A section of the Metabacillus endolithicus genome encodes:
- a CDS encoding MerR family transcriptional regulator, with protein MGEKYSIGEFSKKTATTIRTLHYYDELGLLKPSYVTEKGRRYYTNKDFVTLQRILTLKFLGYSLEQIKEFFQKEIWDLKDTLSFQRKEMVQKKEQIENVIKALDHALHIVEDHQEIEPSIFIALINTIQMEHEQKEWLKGYIDEELVNEIYSVPESKQLELEKKWVEISTELKKLSTLDPEENQVQELIGEMMVLVKELTGDDLGFVQEISEKEVEDDTWLFHSPFSAEEEEWLAKALDVYLKEKGVNVSDGNGTKKPS; from the coding sequence ATGGGGGAGAAATATTCCATAGGTGAATTTTCAAAGAAAACAGCAACAACAATTCGTACGTTACACTATTATGATGAACTAGGTCTTTTAAAGCCTTCTTATGTAACAGAAAAGGGAAGACGCTATTATACAAATAAAGATTTTGTTACTTTACAAAGAATTCTTACTCTCAAATTTTTAGGTTATTCTTTGGAGCAAATTAAAGAATTTTTTCAAAAAGAAATTTGGGACTTAAAGGACACTCTTTCTTTTCAGAGGAAGGAGATGGTTCAAAAGAAAGAACAAATTGAAAATGTAATTAAGGCATTGGATCATGCGCTTCACATAGTAGAAGATCATCAAGAAATAGAGCCGTCTATCTTTATCGCACTGATCAATACAATTCAAATGGAACATGAGCAGAAAGAGTGGCTAAAAGGTTATATAGATGAAGAATTAGTAAATGAAATATATAGTGTGCCTGAAAGCAAGCAGTTGGAATTAGAAAAAAAGTGGGTAGAAATATCAACAGAGTTGAAAAAGCTATCTACTCTTGATCCAGAGGAGAATCAAGTTCAAGAACTGATTGGCGAAATGATGGTGCTTGTTAAAGAATTAACAGGCGATGATCTAGGGTTTGTTCAAGAGATTTCAGAGAAAGAAGTAGAAGATGATACATGGCTATTTCATTCACCATTCTCGGCTGAAGAGGAAGAATGGTTGGCAAAGGCTTTAGATGTTTATTTAAAAGAGAAAGGTGTGAATGTAAGTGATGGAAACGGAACGAAAAAACCTTCCTAA